Genomic DNA from Hordeum vulgare subsp. vulgare chromosome 2H, MorexV3_pseudomolecules_assembly, whole genome shotgun sequence:
GCCGCCAGCGCCCGCCGCGCGGCCTTGGCGACGCGGCCCGCCGCCAGGTCGCGCAACGCCAGGTCCCGGAGCGGCCTCCGCGGGCTCGGCGAGGTGGGGACGCGAGGGGGGCAGTCGGCGGCCTGGCGGCCGCGGCGCGCGCGAGGTGGCGGAGGGAATGGCGCGGGCGCGGCGGGCGGGCGAGCGGGGAGGGCGCGGCGAGGAAGGAGGCGGCGGCCGCGGGCTCGGCGAGGAGGGGGGCGCGAGGGGGCCGGTCGACGGCCTGACGGCCGCGGCGCGCGCGAGGTGGCGGAGGGAATGGCGCGGGCGCGGCCGGCGGGCGAGCGGGGAGGGAGCGGCGaggaaggaggcggcggcggccattTGGGATGATTTTTGGAAGGAGAGAGACGAGATCGGGAACGAGGGGTGAGGAGAGGTGGGGTGGGAAAGTGGCAGTTGGACTCGTTCTGCAGCGGGATATAGCGATTTTTTTACTGCATGCGATAGATGGGTGGGATGGGAGGTCGAACCATCCACCTGATTGAATCATCACGACGTTCGAttctgctttaatagtagagattctttttccgtCATAAAATTATTATAATCATAATAAATATAAGCTCAAAGGATCATTGCAGTGAGCAACTTAGAATCCCGGATTATATGCTGGTAGTGAGCCAACTAACAAACCCGATACAGGCCGATACGACGCCacaaaggatctcaagccaaatgCAACGAaaagaaaacacacacacacatcacacattCGTGCACACACGGAGGCTAGTTCTGAGTAGCCCCGTGAGGCTCGAACGCCTCACGTTGGGCGTAGACTCCATGTACCCCTCTCAAGAGAAAGAGTTGCAAGGTACTGAGGTCAATGGCACGTACGTACGTTACGTACCtcctagttttttttttttttttttttttgaggtggACGTACCCCCTAGTTAACGGCCAACCATACGCATTGGCCGACGGGCCGAGCTCAATAGGCGTCCCAGAGTGACCCGTGAGACCAGCACTGCGCGGCCTGGTCCATCTCGCTGGTGCCCGTGGCCCATGCAGGCGGCTCCAGCAGCATGGCCTCCGCCATCTCGGCCCATAGCCTGGGCGAGTCCACCTCGAACTCCTCGTCGCTCCCCCTCCCGCCCACCAGCTCCCACCCGGGGCACTCGCGCGCCACCAGCGCCGGCTCGCCCCGCACGAGCTCAGCCGCCTCCGCCGCGGCGGCACGGACGTCGTCCGGGTGCGAGCTCGCCGGCCGGGGCAGCCTGTCCACCGACCCCGGGAAGTTGAGCTGCGCGTCCCGGCCGCGCAGCCGCAGCGCCGCCACGTCGTGCGCCACCGCCGCCATCTCGGCCGACTCGAAGCTGCCGAGCCAGATGCGGGTCTTGGTGCCGGGCTGCCGGATCTCCGACACCCACTTGCCCCATTTCCTCTTCCTCACGCCCCTGTACTGAGACTGGGAGGAGGAGCTCTGGTTCGGACACTGCTCCTTGCCCGGCTCGTCCATCGATCTGTCGATCGGTTCCTGCGCGATGCGTCACGACGGAGGATGATCAAAGAGTGTGGGATGCGGTGCAGAAATGGGCGCGATCTTTGTGGGCTTATATAGGAGTCGAGTCGGGGGGTGGCGGGGGCACTGCTGCCACAGGATCGGTGTCACTTCATACGTACGCTGGCTACTATGTTAAGCTCATCATTTGCTTTCATGATTGGCGCGCAATAATAATGCCTTCCTGGCAGATGCACTGTGGGACGGACGATGGAGGCATCGATGTGCCGTTGCAGTCTGACCACTTCACGGCTGTTGCTCCACATCTTCGTGGACCGAGTGTACATGCATGCATACGCTGTTGCAAAGGACAGCAAAGgacactcaaaagtaatttaccgGTGCTAGCTGCAGGCTCGCTAGCCTTGTCACAAGCAGTAATGGAGCAAAAGTGCGCCGAAACAGACCATAGGCATCGTCACACGCACGCCCACCAAACTGGTTGTTGGAATGAAGAATTAATATCGTTGTAGTCGTCGATCCTTTGGAGTTTGGTTACAAGCCGACGTCGTCAGATTAACTGCGTGATGGCACCCTGAAAAAGAACTGCGTGGCTGCTGGCTAGGTTTTGGTCGATTGATTGGGCTGTAGCCTGGTGTAGGTCCGATGTGGTATGGGTCTATGAAGGAACAGCCTGGAGCTGGACTATCTTTCTGGCTTCTTCTCACAGGCTGAGGGAGACGCGTCGAGATCCGATCGCAGAACACCATTTCTCAGGCACACGTACGGTTGGAGTAGCTTAGCTGTAGCACGGATGATTAGTAGGAATTGAAAAGAGGAGAGGGGCGGATCCAGTCTAAATTGGGAAAGGGGTATGCATCCGTGTGGGACCCATGACCGGACGACGacgcgtgtcaacttctggccgtACGAAAGATCCCAGGCCGTACGTACGCCCGTACCTCGATGATCATGGTACGGTGCAATGCGGCCTCCGTATGATTGTCTCTTGCTACTCGCTAAAACCATCACGATGGCCATTATACAATATTACTCAGGAGGAAGTGCGTTTCCATTGTGGAAGTACGTTGCAAATTACACGATTTATAATAATCATGTTAGAGGAAGTAAGCACAGAATGGGGAAGTGGAGACACCTTCAAATCAAGTGGAGCATCCAACTTGAACCATGCATCTAGGC
This window encodes:
- the LOC123430317 gene encoding ethylene-responsive transcription factor ERF022-like, which gives rise to MDEPGKEQCPNQSSSSQSQYRGVRKRKWGKWVSEIRQPGTKTRIWLGSFESAEMAAVAHDVAALRLRGRDAQLNFPGSVDRLPRPASSHPDDVRAAAAEAAELVRGEPALVARECPGWELVGGRGSDEEFEVDSPRLWAEMAEAMLLEPPAWATGTSEMDQAAQCWSHGSLWDAY